A genomic window from Methanobrevibacter sp. TLL-48-HuF1 includes:
- a CDS encoding 30S ribosomal protein S17, giving the protein MVGLNVQEPETTCDDPNCPFHGTLPLRGQVLEGIVVSNKAERTISVERSYYKFIKKYERYEKRKSKINVHKPDCLSVNVGDSVKVAECRPLSKTKHFVLVEVKGE; this is encoded by the coding sequence ATGGTTGGGCTTAATGTTCAAGAACCAGAAACTACATGTGATGATCCTAACTGCCCATTTCATGGAACTTTACCTTTAAGAGGTCAAGTTCTTGAAGGAATTGTAGTGAGTAACAAAGCAGAAAGGACCATTAGTGTTGAACGTAGTTACTATAAATTCATAAAAAAATATGAAAGATATGAAAAAAGAAAATCCAAAATTAACGTTCACAAGCCAGATTGCTTAAGTGTGAATGTTGGAGATTCTGTAAAAGTTGCAGAATGCAGACCATTAAGTAAAACTAAACATTTTGTTTTAGTTGAAGTAAAAGGAGAGTAA
- a CDS encoding 50S ribosomal protein L14 yields MKALTSNVSKALPIGATLQCVDNTGAREIQIISVKGFKGVRRRLDVAGVGDLVVASVKKGTADMRREVVNAVVIRQKKEYMRADGLRVKFEDNAAVIITPEGILKGSEVRGPVAKEAADRWPSVGSAASILV; encoded by the coding sequence ATGAAAGCATTAACATCAAATGTATCTAAAGCATTACCAATTGGAGCTACTCTCCAATGTGTAGACAATACCGGTGCACGTGAAATCCAAATTATATCTGTAAAAGGTTTCAAAGGTGTAAGGAGGAGATTAGATGTTGCTGGTGTTGGAGATTTAGTTGTTGCTTCTGTTAAAAAAGGAACTGCTGACATGAGAAGAGAAGTTGTAAACGCTGTTGTAATCAGACAAAAAAAGGAATACATGCGTGCTGATGGACTTCGTGTTAAATTTGAAGATAATGCAGCAGTTATCATCACTCCGGAAGGAATCTTAAAAGGATCTGAAGTAAGAGGTCCTGTTGCTAAAGAAGCAGCTGACAGATGGCCTAGTGTAGGTAGTGCAGCAAGTATTTTAGTATAG
- a CDS encoding 30S ribosomal protein S4e encodes MAKMGSRKHLKTYKAPKTWPIHPKEDTWTVKPSAGSHSIENSLSLTLVIRDILKLADNSREAKRIINSGNVLVDGRVIKDYKFPVGFMDIIEIPKTGEVYRVLLDKKGRLQLNKIEENDSKLCKIVNKSTIKGGKIQVNLHDGKNVIIDENDYNVGDVIDLKVPDHEINEVFELKEGACVLITGGKHTGELGTVSEIIVNESSNPNTILIENSAKDEFLTLKDYAFVVGEDAPAISLLEVNK; translated from the coding sequence ATGGCTAAAATGGGATCTAGAAAACATTTAAAAACATACAAAGCACCAAAAACTTGGCCTATTCATCCTAAAGAAGATACCTGGACTGTCAAACCTTCAGCAGGTTCACATTCTATTGAGAATTCTTTATCTTTAACTTTAGTTATTAGAGATATTTTAAAATTAGCTGATAATTCTAGAGAAGCTAAAAGAATCATCAACTCAGGTAATGTTCTTGTAGATGGAAGAGTAATTAAAGATTATAAATTCCCAGTTGGTTTCATGGATATTATTGAAATCCCAAAAACTGGTGAAGTTTATAGGGTGCTTTTAGATAAAAAAGGAAGATTACAATTAAATAAAATTGAAGAAAACGATTCTAAATTATGTAAAATAGTTAATAAATCTACTATCAAAGGTGGAAAAATCCAAGTAAACCTTCATGATGGTAAAAACGTAATTATTGATGAAAATGATTACAATGTAGGAGATGTTATTGACTTAAAAGTACCTGATCACGAAATCAATGAAGTTTTCGAATTAAAAGAAGGTGCTTGTGTACTCATTACTGGTGGTAAACACACTGGTGAATTAGGTACCGTTTCTGAAATTATTGTAAACGAATCTTCTAATCCGAACACTATTCTTATTGAAAATAGTGCTAAAGATGAATTTTTAACTTTAAAAGATTATGCATTTGTAGTTGGTGAAGATGCACCAGCAATATCTTTATTGGAGGTTAATAAATGA
- a CDS encoding 30S ribosomal protein S14 translates to MPRKYGKAAKKCTRCGDHSAMISRYGLSLCRQCFREIAPKIGFKKYN, encoded by the coding sequence TTGCCAAGAAAATATGGAAAAGCTGCAAAAAAATGTACTCGTTGTGGAGACCACTCTGCTATGATTAGCAGGTACGGTCTTAGCTTATGCAGACAATGTTTTAGGGAAATAGCTCCTAAAATAGGTTTTAAAAAATATAATTAG
- a CDS encoding 50S ribosomal protein L30, with amino-acid sequence MFLVIRVRGTTGVIKNIADTLDMLRLNRISHAVLVEDTPSYNGMLQKAKDYITWGEIDADLLAEIIAKRGKFTGNNKVTDEYVAENSDYKNIEELAKAVIAGEVKLMDLDIKPVFRLHPPRKGYEDIRLSVKEGGSLGYRGENIKDLAERML; translated from the coding sequence ATGTTTTTAGTTATAAGAGTTAGAGGAACTACTGGTGTTATTAAAAACATCGCTGATACTTTAGACATGTTAAGACTTAACAGAATTAGCCATGCAGTTTTAGTTGAAGATACTCCAAGTTACAATGGTATGCTTCAAAAAGCTAAGGATTACATCACTTGGGGTGAAATTGATGCAGACCTTTTAGCTGAAATTATTGCTAAAAGAGGTAAATTCACAGGTAACAACAAAGTTACTGATGAATATGTAGCTGAAAATTCTGATTACAAAAATATTGAAGAATTGGCTAAAGCTGTAATTGCTGGCGAAGTTAAATTAATGGACTTAGATATTAAACCTGTATTCCGTTTACACCCTCCAAGGAAAGGATATGAAGACATCCGTCTTTCTGTTAAAGAAGGAGGATCCTTAGGTTACAGGGGAGAAAATATTAAAGATCTTGCAGAAAGAATGCTTTAG
- the rpmC gene encoding 50S ribosomal protein L29 encodes MAILRSKEIWDMEVDEIQDKLVELRAELSKNVSKSAAAGVIENPGKIRELKRTIARVLTILNEKQKEN; translated from the coding sequence ATGGCGATTTTAAGAAGTAAAGAAATTTGGGACATGGAAGTTGATGAGATTCAAGATAAATTAGTTGAACTCAGAGCTGAATTATCCAAAAATGTTTCTAAAAGTGCAGCTGCTGGGGTAATTGAAAACCCAGGAAAAATTAGAGAATTGAAAAGAACAATTGCTCGTGTTCTTACAATATTGAATGAAAAACAGAAGGAGAATTAA
- the rplX gene encoding 50S ribosomal protein L24 yields the protein MSKQPRKQRKALYNAPAHARGKHMSATLSKDLRADIGKRSLPIRKGDKVQVLRGDFKGHEGAVLGVDYGSYKITIEEVTLSKPDGTAVFLPVDPSNVMIIDADMDDDRRIKNVTGDN from the coding sequence ATGTCAAAACAACCAAGAAAACAAAGAAAAGCTCTTTACAATGCTCCTGCTCATGCACGTGGAAAACACATGAGCGCTACTTTAAGTAAAGACTTAAGAGCAGACATTGGTAAAAGGTCTTTACCTATTAGGAAAGGAGACAAAGTTCAAGTTCTCCGTGGAGATTTTAAAGGACATGAAGGTGCAGTTTTAGGTGTGGACTATGGTTCATACAAAATAACTATTGAAGAAGTAACTTTATCAAAACCTGACGGAACTGCAGTTTTCCTTCCAGTAGATCCATCTAACGTAATGATTATTGATGCAGATATGGATGACGATAGAAGAATTAAAAATGTAACAGGAGACAATTAA
- a CDS encoding 50S ribosomal protein L2: MGKRLIIQRRGRGTPAHRVASHRFKDKIRYRSYDALEKEGSIKGIVTDIVHDPARTAPIAEVKFENGEKKFILAPESIQIDDEIECGISAPIKFGNTLPLAEIPEGTPIYDIENTPGDGGRFVRSSGTYASLITHDANQSVVELPSGELKYLNPRCRASIGVVAGGGRKEKPFLKAGNRWHAYKAKGKKFMTVRGVAMNAVDHPHGGGNRQHPGRPTTVSRHAPPGRKVGSIAAKRTGLKR, encoded by the coding sequence ATGGGAAAACGATTAATAATTCAAAGAAGAGGAAGAGGAACTCCTGCTCACCGTGTTGCTTCTCATCGTTTTAAAGATAAAATCAGATACAGGTCTTACGATGCATTAGAAAAAGAAGGTAGTATTAAAGGAATTGTTACTGATATTGTACACGATCCAGCAAGAACTGCTCCAATTGCAGAAGTAAAATTTGAAAATGGTGAAAAGAAATTTATCTTAGCACCTGAAAGCATTCAAATTGATGATGAAATTGAATGTGGTATTTCTGCTCCTATTAAATTTGGTAATACTTTACCTCTTGCTGAAATTCCAGAAGGAACTCCTATTTATGATATTGAAAACACTCCTGGAGACGGAGGTCGTTTTGTAAGATCATCTGGAACTTATGCTTCTTTAATTACTCATGATGCTAATCAATCTGTTGTAGAATTACCATCTGGTGAATTAAAATATCTTAACCCAAGATGCCGTGCAAGTATCGGTGTTGTAGCTGGAGGAGGAAGAAAAGAAAAACCATTCCTTAAAGCTGGTAACAGATGGCATGCTTACAAAGCTAAAGGTAAGAAATTCATGACTGTAAGAGGAGTAGCTATGAACGCTGTTGATCACCCTCACGGGGGAGGTAACAGGCAACATCCTGGTCGTCCAACTACTGTTTCAAGACATGCACCACCAGGAAGAAAAGTTGGTTCAATTGCAGCTAAAAGAACAGGATTAAAAAGATAG
- the rnp1 gene encoding ribonuclease P protein component 1, with protein sequence MITVNNLVHHEFIGLSVSVTSVSNKSLRLKGTVIDETKNTIKIEVDDVEKIIPKKGSIFIFELPTGEKVEINGNILSIRPEDRIKKRFKKI encoded by the coding sequence ATGATTACGGTAAATAATTTAGTCCATCATGAGTTCATAGGATTAAGTGTAAGTGTTACTAGTGTATCTAACAAGTCTCTTAGATTAAAAGGAACTGTTATTGATGAGACAAAGAATACCATTAAAATTGAAGTTGATGATGTTGAAAAAATAATTCCAAAAAAGGGTTCAATATTTATATTCGAACTTCCAACTGGAGAGAAAGTTGAAATTAATGGTAATATTTTGTCAATTCGTCCTGAAGATAGAATAAAAAAAAGATTTAAAAAAATATAA
- a CDS encoding 50S ribosomal protein L5, with translation MNPMNEVQISKATVSIGVGEAGEKLSRAITLLEQMFDQTPVKTFSKVTNPEFGIRKRQPIACKLTLRGEKADKAIEMVLEGINKNIKPTQFDAQGNLSFGIKEHIDIPGMKYNPDIGIFGMNVSVTFEKPGYRIAKRRIQQKKVPAKHRISKEETMKYMEDNFNVNYVTE, from the coding sequence ATGAATCCAATGAACGAAGTACAAATTTCTAAAGCTACTGTCAGCATTGGTGTCGGTGAAGCAGGTGAAAAATTATCCCGTGCTATTACCCTTTTAGAACAAATGTTCGATCAAACTCCAGTTAAAACATTTTCTAAAGTTACCAACCCTGAATTTGGTATTAGAAAACGTCAACCAATCGCATGTAAATTAACTTTACGTGGGGAAAAAGCTGATAAAGCTATTGAAATGGTTTTAGAAGGAATTAATAAAAATATCAAACCTACTCAATTTGATGCTCAAGGAAACCTTTCCTTCGGTATTAAAGAACATATTGATATTCCAGGTATGAAATATAATCCTGATATTGGTATTTTTGGTATGAATGTATCTGTTACTTTTGAAAAACCAGGTTACAGGATTGCTAAAAGAAGAATCCAACAAAAGAAAGTTCCAGCAAAACATAGAATTTCTAAAGAAGAAACTATGAAATACATGGAAGATAATTTTAATGTCAATTACGTGACTGAATAA
- a CDS encoding 50S ribosomal protein L18: protein MAQGSNYKVPFRRRREGKTDYAARMKLVDYDKSRLVVRLSNAHATVQVIDYAPEGDITLASAVSKQLANYGYLGGASNTSAVYLTAYLCAKRALAKGIDSAILDIGLKSAIKGSKVFAALKGAVDAGLDIPYGEAVLPDESRINGEHVANYAESLDDDEIAKLFSKYLERGLQPADLPKNFEETKKNIDEAEE from the coding sequence GTGGCTCAAGGATCAAATTATAAAGTACCATTTAGAAGGAGAAGAGAAGGAAAAACTGATTACGCAGCTAGGATGAAATTAGTCGATTATGACAAATCTCGTTTAGTTGTAAGACTTTCTAATGCTCATGCAACTGTTCAAGTTATTGATTATGCTCCTGAAGGAGATATTACATTAGCATCTGCAGTAAGTAAACAATTAGCTAATTACGGTTATTTAGGTGGAGCAAGTAATACTTCTGCAGTATATTTAACTGCTTACCTTTGTGCTAAAAGAGCATTAGCTAAAGGTATTGACTCTGCAATTTTAGACATTGGTTTAAAATCTGCTATTAAAGGATCTAAAGTATTTGCAGCTCTTAAAGGTGCTGTAGATGCAGGTTTAGATATCCCTTATGGTGAAGCTGTTTTACCAGATGAATCCCGTATTAATGGAGAACATGTAGCAAACTATGCTGAGTCTTTAGATGATGATGAAATTGCAAAATTATTCTCAAAGTATTTAGAAAGAGGCCTTCAACCAGCAGATTTACCTAAAAACTTTGAAGAAACCAAAAAGAATATCGATGAGGCAGAGGAATAA
- the rpsE gene encoding 30S ribosomal protein S5, whose translation MSFNIDEWEPKTKMGKLVKEGTITDIDEIFEKGLPIMELEIVDALVPDLEEEVMDVNLVQRMHKSGRKVNFRVIVAVGNKNGYVGLGQGKAKEVGPAIRKAVDNAKYNLIKVRRGCGDWGCVCGKEHTVPFKVQGKASSVNVSLMPAPAGVGLVIGDVGKTILNLAGIKDVWSQSFGQTQTTVNFANAIFDALKTLSAVKASEADLKKMGVKY comes from the coding sequence ATGAGTTTTAATATAGATGAATGGGAACCTAAAACTAAAATGGGTAAATTAGTTAAAGAAGGAACCATTACAGATATTGATGAAATCTTTGAAAAAGGTCTTCCTATAATGGAATTAGAAATTGTAGATGCTTTAGTTCCAGATTTAGAAGAAGAAGTAATGGATGTTAACTTAGTTCAAAGAATGCACAAATCTGGTAGAAAAGTTAACTTCAGAGTAATTGTTGCTGTAGGTAACAAAAACGGTTATGTTGGATTAGGTCAAGGAAAAGCTAAAGAAGTAGGTCCAGCTATCAGAAAAGCTGTTGACAATGCTAAATACAACCTTATTAAAGTAAGAAGAGGTTGTGGAGATTGGGGTTGTGTTTGTGGTAAAGAACACACTGTACCTTTCAAAGTACAAGGTAAAGCAAGTAGTGTAAATGTTTCCCTTATGCCTGCACCTGCTGGAGTAGGTTTAGTAATTGGAGATGTTGGTAAAACAATCTTAAATCTTGCTGGTATTAAAGATGTATGGTCTCAATCTTTCGGTCAAACTCAAACTACTGTAAACTTTGCTAATGCTATATTTGATGCTTTAAAAACTTTAAGTGCAGTTAAAGCTAGTGAAGCTGACCTTAAGAAAATGGGAGTTAAATATTAG
- the rpsS gene encoding 30S ribosomal protein S19: MARKIFKYKGYTLEELQDMSLEEVMELFPARQRRSLKRGFLPRQQIVLDKMRKLNKEGSKDGRPVVIRTHCRDMIVLPEMVGTTFGIYNGQNFVEVTIEPEMIGCYFGEFAPTRQKVQHGDPGMGATRSSMFVPLK; encoded by the coding sequence TTGGCAAGAAAAATATTTAAATATAAAGGTTATACTCTTGAAGAATTACAAGACATGTCTTTAGAGGAAGTAATGGAATTATTCCCTGCAAGACAAAGAAGGTCTTTAAAAAGAGGATTTTTACCAAGACAACAAATTGTTTTGGATAAAATGAGAAAGTTAAATAAAGAAGGCAGCAAAGATGGTAGGCCTGTTGTAATCAGGACCCATTGTAGGGATATGATTGTTTTACCTGAAATGGTTGGAACAACTTTCGGTATTTACAATGGTCAAAACTTTGTTGAAGTTACAATCGAACCAGAAATGATTGGTTGTTACTTTGGTGAATTTGCACCAACAAGACAAAAAGTTCAACATGGAGACCCAGGTATGGGAGCTACAAGATCATCTATGTTTGTACCACTTAAATAG
- a CDS encoding 50S ribosomal protein L6: MVVAAAIREEIEIPEGVEVIINNNEVTVKGPNGEDSRKFTYPNVDISEVENNVVLETSFPRKKDKAMIGTTKAHISNMITGVTDGFEYHMKIVFAHFPMTVKVNKDIVVIDNFLGERHPRTAKIVGSAKVVVKGDEVTITGINKEHVGQTMANLEQATKIRGRDPRVFQDGIYLISKE, from the coding sequence ATGGTAGTAGCTGCAGCTATAAGGGAAGAAATTGAAATCCCTGAAGGCGTTGAAGTTATAATTAATAATAATGAGGTCACTGTAAAAGGACCTAATGGAGAAGACTCCAGAAAATTCACATATCCTAATGTGGATATTAGTGAAGTTGAAAACAATGTTGTTTTAGAAACTTCATTCCCAAGAAAAAAAGATAAAGCAATGATTGGAACCACAAAAGCTCACATTAGTAATATGATTACTGGTGTTACTGACGGTTTCGAATATCATATGAAAATTGTATTTGCTCACTTTCCAATGACTGTGAAAGTAAACAAAGACATTGTAGTAATTGACAATTTCCTCGGGGAAAGACATCCAAGAACTGCTAAAATAGTAGGTAGTGCTAAAGTAGTAGTTAAAGGTGATGAGGTAACAATTACTGGTATCAATAAGGAACATGTTGGTCAAACCATGGCTAACTTAGAACAAGCAACTAAAATTAGGGGAAGAGATCCTAGAGTATTCCAAGATGGAATATATTTAATTAGCAAAGAATAA
- a CDS encoding 50S ribosomal protein L19e produces MNLTTQKRLAASILKVGLNRVWIDPERMEEVSMAITREGVKQLIDNGAIKAKPQKGISSYRSKKLAEQKKKGKRKGRGSVKGAKKARNPKKQEWMTTIRALRKDLKDMRDANEIDATTYRKLYKMAKGGAFRSKSYMKTYARDHDLIK; encoded by the coding sequence ATGAATCTTACAACTCAAAAAAGATTAGCTGCTAGTATACTTAAAGTAGGACTCAATCGTGTATGGATTGATCCTGAAAGAATGGAAGAAGTATCCATGGCAATTACTAGGGAAGGTGTAAAGCAGTTAATAGATAATGGAGCTATTAAAGCTAAACCTCAAAAAGGTATTAGTAGCTACAGGTCTAAAAAATTAGCAGAACAAAAGAAAAAAGGAAAAAGGAAAGGTAGAGGTAGTGTAAAAGGAGCTAAAAAAGCTCGTAATCCTAAAAAACAAGAATGGATGACTACAATTAGAGCTTTAAGAAAAGATCTTAAAGACATGCGTGATGCAAACGAAATTGATGCTACTACATACCGTAAATTATATAAAATGGCTAAGGGTGGTGCTTTCAGAAGTAAATCTTACATGAAAACATATGCTCGTGACCATGATTTAATTAAATAG
- the yciH gene encoding stress response translation initiation inhibitor YciH yields the protein MSKICDVCGLPEELCVCEEIAREVQTVKVFTVRRRFGKLMTIIEVIDEHDIDIKELTKTLKAKCACGGTSKNGQIELQGDHKVRVKEVLSDMGFSSDTIEIRESKKNNKKRRR from the coding sequence ATGTCAAAAATCTGTGATGTCTGTGGGCTTCCGGAAGAACTTTGTGTGTGTGAAGAGATTGCACGTGAAGTTCAAACTGTTAAAGTATTTACAGTAAGGAGAAGATTCGGAAAACTCATGACTATTATCGAAGTTATAGATGAACACGATATTGATATCAAAGAACTTACAAAAACTCTTAAAGCAAAATGTGCTTGTGGAGGTACTTCTAAAAACGGTCAAATAGAACTTCAAGGGGATCATAAAGTAAGAGTCAAAGAAGTTTTATCTGACATGGGTTTTTCATCAGATACAATAGAAATTCGTGAATCTAAGAAGAATAATAAAAAAAGAAGAAGGTAA
- a CDS encoding 50S ribosomal protein L22, producing MANKYAYNKETNEAKTARAMAKSLKISPKHCVEICNAIRGMEVTKAKNYLEDVIDMKKSVPFKRHNRQVGHRKGQEGWAAGRYPVKAAEQVLKVLENAEANAEYKGMDTENLFIEHISSHRGVVLPGVIPRAFGRMTPFNTPTTHIQIVLQEAN from the coding sequence ATGGCTAATAAATATGCTTATAATAAAGAAACTAATGAAGCAAAAACTGCACGTGCTATGGCAAAATCTCTTAAGATTTCTCCAAAACACTGTGTTGAAATTTGCAATGCAATAAGAGGAATGGAAGTAACTAAAGCTAAAAATTATTTAGAAGATGTTATTGATATGAAAAAATCTGTTCCTTTCAAAAGACACAACAGACAAGTTGGTCATAGAAAAGGACAAGAAGGATGGGCAGCAGGTAGATACCCTGTAAAAGCAGCAGAACAAGTATTAAAAGTTTTAGAAAATGCTGAAGCTAATGCTGAATACAAAGGTATGGACACTGAAAACTTATTCATTGAACATATCTCCAGCCACAGAGGAGTTGTACTTCCTGGAGTTATTCCAAGAGCATTCGGTAGGATGACCCCATTTAACACTCCAACTACTCATATTCAAATAGTATTACAGGAGGCTAACTAA
- a CDS encoding 30S ribosomal protein S8, whose protein sequence is MSLMDPLADALTNIRNNELQVKDSCVISPASKLIGEVLSTMQKENYIGNFEYIDDNRAGQFKVELEGNINKCGVIKPRHAVKKDEFEKFEKRYLPAKNFGILIVTTPEGIMTHYEAKERGIGGRLLAYMY, encoded by the coding sequence ATGAGTCTCATGGATCCACTTGCTGATGCTTTAACTAATATTAGAAATAACGAATTACAAGTAAAAGACTCTTGTGTTATTTCACCTGCATCCAAATTAATTGGAGAAGTTTTAAGCACAATGCAAAAAGAAAATTACATTGGTAATTTTGAATATATTGATGATAACAGAGCAGGTCAATTCAAAGTAGAATTAGAAGGTAACATTAACAAATGTGGTGTTATTAAACCTCGTCATGCTGTTAAAAAAGATGAATTTGAGAAATTTGAAAAAAGATATTTGCCAGCAAAAAACTTTGGTATTTTAATCGTTACAACTCCTGAAGGAATTATGACTCATTATGAGGCAAAAGAAAGAGGAATTGGTGGACGTTTGTTGGCTTACATGTATTAG
- a CDS encoding 30S ribosomal protein S3 yields the protein MIEKDFVTEGLKRTRIDEYLEKELERAGYGGMDVQITPLGTMVVVYAERPGMVIGRGGKNVRAITNTLKNEFGLDNPQIEVKEVNVPELNPKIMAYKIANMLQRGMHFRRVAYSTIRRIMGAGAQGVEVTISGKIRGSRSAVAKFVEGYIKKCGEPSIRLVEEGFATVQLKPGVLGIYVRIMPPETVLPDSVEIIEPKITEEIIEDDEVVEELDDIDEIVEDEIVEEVEDLDELEEIVEEESAEEAKEDS from the coding sequence ATGATAGAAAAAGATTTTGTCACTGAGGGCCTTAAAAGAACCAGAATTGATGAATACTTAGAAAAAGAACTTGAAAGAGCAGGATACGGGGGTATGGATGTTCAAATTACACCTTTAGGTACTATGGTCGTTGTTTATGCAGAAAGACCAGGTATGGTAATTGGTAGAGGTGGAAAAAACGTAAGGGCTATTACAAATACTCTTAAAAACGAATTTGGTTTAGATAATCCTCAAATTGAAGTTAAAGAAGTAAATGTTCCTGAACTCAACCCAAAAATCATGGCTTACAAAATAGCTAACATGTTACAAAGAGGTATGCATTTCAGAAGAGTTGCTTACTCTACTATTCGTAGAATTATGGGTGCTGGAGCTCAAGGTGTAGAAGTTACTATTTCTGGTAAAATCAGAGGTTCAAGATCTGCTGTAGCTAAATTTGTTGAAGGTTACATCAAAAAATGTGGTGAACCATCAATCAGATTAGTTGAAGAAGGATTTGCTACAGTTCAATTAAAACCAGGTGTACTTGGTATTTATGTAAGAATCATGCCTCCAGAAACTGTATTACCTGATTCAGTCGAAATCATCGAACCTAAAATAACTGAAGAAATCATCGAAGACGACGAAGTAGTTGAAGAACTTGATGATATTGATGAAATCGTTGAAGATGAAATTGTTGAAGAAGTAGAAGATCTCGATGAATTAGAAGAGATTGTTGAAGAGGAATCTGCTGAAGAAGCAAAAGAGGATAGTTAA
- a CDS encoding 50S ribosomal protein L32e, whose protein sequence is MANKRFKRQEYARYKKLGIKWRRPRGKTSKMRRYEAGKPDMPAIGYRTPRAVRDLHPSGYNDVLVHNMMELEDLNPATDAARISASIGKRKKDLMLEKASELGIKVLNK, encoded by the coding sequence ATGGCTAATAAAAGATTTAAAAGACAAGAATATGCTCGTTATAAAAAACTTGGAATCAAATGGAGACGTCCTAGGGGTAAAACCAGTAAAATGAGAAGATATGAAGCAGGAAAACCTGATATGCCTGCTATCGGTTACAGAACTCCTAGAGCGGTTAGGGATTTACATCCTTCAGGTTATAATGATGTTCTTGTTCATAATATGATGGAATTAGAAGACTTAAACCCAGCTACTGATGCTGCAAGAATAAGTGCTTCTATTGGTAAAAGGAAAAAAGATTTGATGTTAGAAAAAGCATCAGAATTAGGTATTAAAGTTTTAAATAAATAA
- a CDS encoding uL15m family ribosomal protein produces MIRSKRKINKLRGSRSNGGGCTKKCRGAGNKGGRGNAGASKQHWTWTAKFDPDHYGKHGFKRPQKMIKKTNPVNLSYLEEQADKLIESGKASKDGDSIVIDVTELGYDKVLAKGKITKSFIISAPQFSASAIEKIEEMGGEAIEL; encoded by the coding sequence ATGATTAGATCAAAACGTAAAATTAATAAACTCAGAGGTTCTAGATCCAACGGTGGAGGCTGTACCAAAAAATGTAGAGGTGCAGGTAACAAAGGTGGTAGAGGTAATGCAGGAGCTTCCAAACAACATTGGACTTGGACTGCAAAATTTGACCCAGACCATTATGGTAAACATGGTTTCAAAAGACCTCAAAAAATGATTAAAAAAACAAATCCTGTTAACTTAAGTTACTTGGAAGAGCAAGCTGATAAGTTAATTGAAAGTGGTAAAGCATCTAAAGATGGAGATTCCATTGTTATTGATGTTACTGAATTAGGTTATGATAAAGTTTTAGCTAAAGGTAAAATAACTAAATCTTTCATTATTTCAGCACCTCAATTTTCTGCTTCAGCTATTGAAAAAATTGAAGAAATGGGAGGAGAAGCTATCGAGTTATAG